One Synechocystis sp. LKSZ1 genomic window, AGCCAAGGTATTTATCCAAGGGCCAATATTGAGCGCTTAACTAGAGGACTTGCTCTACCTCTGCAATTTCAGGAATCATTTCCCGGAGTTTGCGCTCGATGCCCATGCGTAGGGTCATGGTAGAACTGGGACAGGAACCACAGGCTCCCTGAAGACGGAGTTTTACAATGGGGCCATCGAGTTCGACCACTTCCACATTGCCGCCATCGGCCATCAAGTAAGGACGCAATTCATCTAGGACGGTTTCGACGTTGTCTAGGGTAAGTTCCATGGTTGACCTCAATATCGTGCTTGTTGATTTTAACGCGGGGCTAGGTTTAGTCACCTAATAATTCCAGGTTAGTGTAGATGAATTCCGTGACGATGGTCTGTCCTGCTGAGTCTATCGCTTCAATTTTTTGATAGACAGGCAGATAGTAACCGTTCAGATTTTCGTACCGGTCTTGAAAGTGCCGTTGGCCTCGCAGGGCCTGACTTTGGGCGTCTCGGAAAATCGCATGGTATTGAATGGGCAAGTAACCTTGCTCTGTTTGTAGGCATTCCTGAGTGTCAATGGTGAAGGCCATTGGCCCCATGACTCGGCTCACTTGGCAAATCTCTGACCCCCGGATTTTATAGTGAGACCCCATGGCATCGCCTTGAACAAGAATCGCTTGGGCTCCGGAATCATCCGTTTCACCGAATCTAAATTGATTTTTGCTGTGGGCCTGCTCAAAGGAACGCCGTTGGCGATGGGTCACGATATCTCGGAGTTGGTGCTGGATACTCTCTTGTACGGTGGGGTCTTCAAAACCCTGGACCATGACACTGAGGTCTCTGCTGATTTGCACCTGGCCTTGGTAACATTCTTCGCCTTGTTGGAGGGTTAAGTCGGCATGATACCCCGGAAACTGAGCATCCCAGGTATAGCGACTTTCGTAGGCTGTCCGAAATAGGTCTTGAGCAGAGAGAGTTAGCGTCATAGCATCAATAGAAAGATTAGAAAAACCTGTTTGAGGAAGGTCTATTTCTAATTTTGACGGCTAATTCCTCGTCTGCCAAGCTTAGTCGTTCCATTCTCCCCGCGGCGGTACCGGGGGATTCCGGCGGAGAGTGCGCGTCAGATCATCATCCCGTTCTTTTTCACCCCGGAGCCATTGTTTAACAGCGGCTTCAATGATGCGACTGGGTTCATTGGTTAAGTGTTTGAGTTGCTCTAGCAAATCCGCATCCAGATGAATGGAAATTTCTTCTTTCTCGGCATTACGGGGGGTCGAGGCCAGGGGGTCAGTCATAGGTCACAATCATGCGTCTCCTTTAGTATTGTATCCTAAGGCCCCTTGCCGTAGAGGAAAGTACCCCGTGAGCCAAAATCAGTGCAATCAGGGTTGGATTTATCGAGAGGTAGTAGATGCTCAAGCCACAGGCCAGGCCCTCCTCGACTATTACAGTCAACGTTATCCCCATTCTCAACGGAGGGAATGGCAGGCTCGCATTGAAGCGGGCCAAATTTTAGTCAATGGCCAAATCCAAAAGCCGACCTACCCATTGGCCCAGGGCCAACACTTGAGTTACCAGCGCCCACCCTGGCAGGAACCCTCAGTTCCCCTCGATTTTGAGGTGTTATACGAAGATGAAGACCTCTGGCTGATTGCCAAACCATCCGGCTTACCCGTCCTACCCGGTGGCGGCTTTGTGGAACATACCCTGTTACATCAACTCCAGCGCCGTTATCCCCAGGAACACCCCGTACCGATTCATCGCCTCGGCCGGGGCACCTCCGGTATTATGCTGATTGCCCGTTCTCCCCTAGCCCGCCAACATCTTAGCCAACAATTGCGGGAGCGCCGTCTCTACAAACGCTATCGGGCCTTGATTGGCCCTGGTGCCCTCCCCTGCCGATTTGATATTGACCAACCCATTGGTAAGATTGCCTACCCCCGCCTGGGTTATCTCTACGGCGCAACGCCCACGGGAAAAGCTGCCCAGAGTCAAGTAATGGTTCTGGAGCGACGGACAGCGGCGACCCTGGTGGCAGTTCGTATTCTCACAGGCCGGCCCCATCAAATTCGGATTCATTTAGCAGCGGTGGGTTATCCTTTGCTCGGCGACCCCCTCTACCAAAGGGGAGGGCTACCAAAACCTATAGTGGCCGATAGTCCATCTGCGATTCCCAGTGATTGTGGCTATTGGCTCCATGCCCAGACTCTGGCCTTTGAGCATCCCCGACATGGTGGGTGGACAACCTGGACTTGCCCACCCCCAGGCCCCCTCGCCGATAAGTAGGCCTGGCAGGCCCTTTCTCCTAGGATAAAGAGATGACAAACGAGCGCTTTCAAATTAAGTTTTGGGGAGTCCGGGGGAGTATTCCTTGTCCAGGCCCGGATACGGTCTACTACGGCGGTAATACGACCTGCGTTGAAATGCGGGTGGGAACGGAACGACTAATTTTTGATGGGGGAACGGGGCTCAGACTATTGGGAGAATCCCTCCAGGGCCAGATGAATCTCCAGGGCCATCTTTTCTTTACCCATACCCACTGGGATCATATCCAGGGTTTTCCTTTTTTTGCGCCAGCCTTCCAGCGGGGCAATCACTTTAAAATTTATGGTGTACCCACACCTGATGGCTCGACTATCCAGGCCCGGCTCCATGACCAGATGCTCCATCCTAATTTTCCTGTGCCGCTACAGATTATGCAGGGCAATCTGGAGTTCTACGACCTCGAAGTGGACGAAACCCTATACATTCAGGATATTTGTATTGAAAATCGCAAGCTTAACCATCCCGGAGAAGCAGTAGGCTATCGTGTCAGTTGGCGCGGCATTCACGTCGCTTTCGTGACGGATACAGAACATTTTCCCCATCGTTTGGATGACAATACTCTTTATTTGGCCCACCAAGCTAATGTCCTGATCATTGATGCGACCTATACCGATGATGAATATTATGACCCTCAAAACAGTCGCGTCGGTTGGGGTCATTCCACCTGGCAAGAGGCCATTAAAGTGGCCCAGGCTGCCCAAGTCAAGCAACTGATTCTATTTCACCACGACCCTTCCCACCACGACCGACGAATGGCGGCCATTGCCGCCGAGGCCCAGCAACAATTTCCTAATACCCTTGTGGCCCAGGAAGGGCTAGTTTTAGAATTTTTGCCTGTACCATTGATCAAGAGCTAGGGTGACGTTGTTTTGAGCCAGGGAATCTCAGCTTAAAGGAGCAGTTTGCTGTTGCACAAAGGTTTGCAGGCGAGTCACAACGGAGGATGGAATTTCGTGACCCATATCGAACTCTTCGTACTCTAAAGCCGGCTGAAATTGATGCAGGATATCTCGGGCTTGGCGAGCAGCCCCAATGGGAACGACCCCGTCTTGGCGGCCATGAATGATCAGGATAGGAGGAATAGTCGCATTCCTGACGTCCGGCTGAAAATGCAGATAACCACTCAGGATACAAATCCCCGCTAGGGGGAGGTCTAGCCCCACATCCAGGGCCATGGCGGCTCCCTGGGAAAAACCCGCTAGAATCGTGCGCTGGAGAGGAATTCCCGTGGTTGATTCCAGACCCAATAACCACTGCCGTAGTAGCTGACGGCTAAGGGCCAAACCGCTCTCATCCTGGCTTTCTAGGGCATACCAGGCTTTTCCTTGACTCACGTGGGGATGGGGAAACGGTGCGCTGGGAAAAAGAAAGTGATAGGACGGTAAATCAAGACTCTGGGCCAAGGGGGCCAGGTCATCGGCATCGGCCCCCCAACCATGGAGCAAAATCAGCAGATGGTGATGGTGGGGTTCCTGAGGAAAAGGGGCGTAAATCGTCAGGGCTGAGGGAACAGACAAGGGATTGATTTTTGGGGATTGAAGGTAAACGGGTAGAAAAATTGTTGAGTAATTTGAGCCAGTCTGGTCTTGAATTCAGCTAATCCGATCGAGATCTCGACAGGACGAAAGTGGGAAATCAAAAGGGCCTCTGTCTTTCATCTTAAAATGGAATGTCTCCCGCTCCGATGAATTGTCATGAGTGATGCAACGATCCGTCCGGCCCTGATTAGTACTGTTTTGCCCGACTCCATTGCGGCGGAACTCGGTTTTGAGGTCGGAGATGCCCTAGTGAGCATTAATGGCGTTCAACCCAGGGATTTAATTGATTACCAATTTCTCTGCGCCGAGGAGTACCTCACCCTAGAAGTCCTCGACAGTCGCGGCCAGGCCCACCAGCTTGAAATCGAAAAAGATATGGATGAAGACTTGGGTTTAGGCTTTGAAACGGCCCTCTTCGATGGTTTAATCCAGTGTAATAATCGTTGTCCCTTTTGCTTTATTGACCAACAACCCCCCGGTAAACGGCAAAGTCTGTACCTCAAAGATGATGATTACCGCCTCAGCTTTCTCTACGGCAGTTACCTAACCCTGACGAACCTCTCCTCGCGGGAATGGCAACGCATTGAACAACTTCGGCTCTCCCCCCTCTACGTCTCGATCCATGCCACCGAACCGGCAGTCCGCAGTCGCCTGTTGAAAAATCCTCGGGCCGGTCAAATTCGCGAACAGTTGCAGTGGTTCCAAGAGCGGCGCCTGCAAATTCATGCCCAGGTAGTGGTGTGTCCCGGTATTAACGATGGAGAACATCTCACCCAAACCCTGCTAGACCTGGCCCAGTTCCACCAAGGGGAGATTCCTGCCGTGATTTCTGTGGCCGTGGTGCCCGTTGGTTTGACCCGTTTTCGGCCCGCTGAGGATGAATTGAGCCCGGTCAGTCCGGTCAAAGCCAGAGAAGTGATTGCCCAAGTCCAGGGCCTGCAGAAGCAATTTCAAGCCCAGTTTGGCGGCCAGTTTGCTTGGTTGGCGGATGAATGGTTTTTGATCGCTCGCCAGGAACTCCCCCCAGCCGCTCACTACGAAGATTATCCCCAGATTGGTAATGGGGTGGGTTCGATTCGGCAATTTCTCCAGCAGTTCACCGATTTGGCCGAAGAGATCTTACCGGCCCAGGTGGATCCCCCCCGACACTATACCTGGGTGGTGGGTAATGCTGTGGAACAGGCCTTTCAACCGCTAGTCACTCGCCTCAACACCGTCGAGGGCCTGACGGTCAGCCTAGTGGCCCTCAATAGTGACTACTGGGGCCAGGAAATTACCGTCACTGGCCTACTAACCGGCCAAGACCTGATGCAAAAACTATCGGGACGTGACCTGGGGGATGGCCTCCTGTTACCGGCCCTGATGCTTAAACACGATGACACTTGTTTTCTTGACGATGTCACTGTTGAGGAAGTGGCCAAGGCCCTGCAGGTGCCGATTTTTCCCGTAGCAGATATCGAGGCCCTGCTGTGGCACTGTGCGGAAGAGGCCTAAACCACCCAACAGCGAATCACACCGTCCTGGTCTCCAGCCATGAGAATATTCTGATGAAAGGTCAGGCAGTTGATGGTATTGGTGTGGGCGCGGATACGGCGGGCCTCCTTGCCGGTCAAGAGATCCCAAAGATGGATGGTGCCATCGCGACTGCCAGCGGCCAGGTAGTGACCGTCACTACTGTAGGCCAGGGCCTCGATGTAGTCGGGATGACGAAAGGAGGGTTTCAGTTGTTTGCCAGATAGGGTATGCCATAGGCGAACCGATTTATCCCAACTCCCCGAAGCGACGAACTGATCGTCGGGACTGAAGGCGACACAGCGGACATGGTGCTTGTGGCCCGTGAGTTGATGCAATTCTTGCCCCGAGGCCACTTCCCAGAGACGGAGGGTTTGGTCTTTGCTAGCGCTCACCAGGAGATGACTGTCGTGGCTAAAGGCAACGGCAGTGACGTGGTCTAGATGGCCGGCAAGGATGCGTTGGGGCCGATGACCCCGTAGTAATGGCCAGCGCTCGGAAAGTTCCCATAAGCGCACCTGATTTTCCCAGCCAGCGGAGGCGATGTATTGATAGTCGGGACTAATGGCTACTGTATCAATCCAATCTCGATGAC contains:
- a CDS encoding NifU family protein, producing the protein MELTLDNVETVLDELRPYLMADGGNVEVVELDGPIVKLRLQGACGSCPSSTMTLRMGIERKLREMIPEIAEVEQVL
- a CDS encoding DUF3386 domain-containing protein, yielding MTLTLSAQDLFRTAYESRYTWDAQFPGYHADLTLQQGEECYQGQVQISRDLSVMVQGFEDPTVQESIQHQLRDIVTHRQRRSFEQAHSKNQFRFGETDDSGAQAILVQGDAMGSHYKIRGSEICQVSRVMGPMAFTIDTQECLQTEQGYLPIQYHAIFRDAQSQALRGQRHFQDRYENLNGYYLPVYQKIEAIDSAGQTIVTEFIYTNLELLGD
- a CDS encoding type II toxin-antitoxin system CcdA family antitoxin; translated protein: MTDPLASTPRNAEKEEISIHLDADLLEQLKHLTNEPSRIIEAAVKQWLRGEKERDDDLTRTLRRNPPVPPRGEWND
- a CDS encoding RluA family pseudouridine synthase; amino-acid sequence: MSQNQCNQGWIYREVVDAQATGQALLDYYSQRYPHSQRREWQARIEAGQILVNGQIQKPTYPLAQGQHLSYQRPPWQEPSVPLDFEVLYEDEDLWLIAKPSGLPVLPGGGFVEHTLLHQLQRRYPQEHPVPIHRLGRGTSGIMLIARSPLARQHLSQQLRERRLYKRYRALIGPGALPCRFDIDQPIGKIAYPRLGYLYGATPTGKAAQSQVMVLERRTAATLVAVRILTGRPHQIRIHLAAVGYPLLGDPLYQRGGLPKPIVADSPSAIPSDCGYWLHAQTLAFEHPRHGGWTTWTCPPPGPLADK
- a CDS encoding MBL fold metallo-hydrolase, whose product is MTNERFQIKFWGVRGSIPCPGPDTVYYGGNTTCVEMRVGTERLIFDGGTGLRLLGESLQGQMNLQGHLFFTHTHWDHIQGFPFFAPAFQRGNHFKIYGVPTPDGSTIQARLHDQMLHPNFPVPLQIMQGNLEFYDLEVDETLYIQDICIENRKLNHPGEAVGYRVSWRGIHVAFVTDTEHFPHRLDDNTLYLAHQANVLIIDATYTDDEYYDPQNSRVGWGHSTWQEAIKVAQAAQVKQLILFHHDPSHHDRRMAAIAAEAQQQFPNTLVAQEGLVLEFLPVPLIKS
- a CDS encoding alpha/beta hydrolase, coding for MSVPSALTIYAPFPQEPHHHHLLILLHGWGADADDLAPLAQSLDLPSYHFLFPSAPFPHPHVSQGKAWYALESQDESGLALSRQLLRQWLLGLESTTGIPLQRTILAGFSQGAAMALDVGLDLPLAGICILSGYLHFQPDVRNATIPPILIIHGRQDGVVPIGAARQARDILHQFQPALEYEEFDMGHEIPSSVVTRLQTFVQQQTAPLS
- a CDS encoding TIGR03279 family radical SAM protein, with amino-acid sequence MSDATIRPALISTVLPDSIAAELGFEVGDALVSINGVQPRDLIDYQFLCAEEYLTLEVLDSRGQAHQLEIEKDMDEDLGLGFETALFDGLIQCNNRCPFCFIDQQPPGKRQSLYLKDDDYRLSFLYGSYLTLTNLSSREWQRIEQLRLSPLYVSIHATEPAVRSRLLKNPRAGQIREQLQWFQERRLQIHAQVVVCPGINDGEHLTQTLLDLAQFHQGEIPAVISVAVVPVGLTRFRPAEDELSPVSPVKAREVIAQVQGLQKQFQAQFGGQFAWLADEWFLIARQELPPAAHYEDYPQIGNGVGSIRQFLQQFTDLAEEILPAQVDPPRHYTWVVGNAVEQAFQPLVTRLNTVEGLTVSLVALNSDYWGQEITVTGLLTGQDLMQKLSGRDLGDGLLLPALMLKHDDTCFLDDVTVEEVAKALQVPIFPVADIEALLWHCAEEA